In Pseudomonadota bacterium, a single genomic region encodes these proteins:
- the tyrS gene encoding tyrosine--tRNA ligase: MSKSEALAQIRRGVHELLVEAELVERLQTGVPLRVKAGFDPTAPDLHLGHTVLINKLRQFQELGHEVLFLIGDFTGMIGDPTGKNVTRKPLTREEVLANAATYEHQIYKILDPERTTVMFNSQWMGAMSAADLIQIAAKYTVARMLERDDFSKRYAANQPIAVHEFLYPLIQGYDSVAMRSDVELGGTDQKFNLLVGRELQKHYGQRPQTIITMPILEGLDGVQKMSKSLNNYIGINEPPEEMFGKLMSISDGLMWRYFELLSFRPLSEIEQLRRDVAAGANPRDIKFQLGREIVARFHDGPAAEAAQAAFIARFQQGALPDDMPDVTLQSPAAGLGIGNLLKQAGLVESTSEAFRLIRQGAVRCDGERIEDRNLSFLPGATHVFQVGKRRFARATLISD, from the coding sequence ATGTCGAAGTCCGAAGCGCTGGCGCAGATACGCCGTGGTGTGCATGAACTGCTGGTTGAGGCGGAGCTCGTCGAGCGGCTGCAAACCGGGGTGCCGCTGCGGGTCAAGGCGGGTTTCGATCCGACCGCGCCCGATCTGCACCTGGGGCATACGGTGCTGATCAACAAGCTGCGCCAGTTCCAGGAACTCGGGCACGAGGTGCTGTTCCTGATCGGGGACTTCACCGGCATGATCGGCGACCCGACCGGCAAGAACGTCACGCGCAAGCCGCTCACGCGCGAGGAAGTGCTGGCCAACGCGGCCACCTACGAGCACCAGATCTACAAGATCCTGGATCCGGAACGGACCACGGTCATGTTCAACTCGCAGTGGATGGGCGCTATGAGTGCGGCCGATCTCATCCAGATCGCGGCGAAGTACACCGTCGCGCGCATGCTCGAGCGCGACGATTTCAGCAAGCGCTATGCCGCCAACCAGCCGATTGCCGTGCACGAATTTCTCTACCCGCTGATCCAGGGCTACGACTCGGTGGCCATGCGCTCGGATGTCGAACTCGGCGGCACCGACCAGAAATTCAACCTGCTGGTCGGGCGCGAGCTGCAGAAGCACTACGGGCAGCGCCCGCAGACGATAATCACCATGCCGATCCTCGAGGGGCTCGACGGCGTGCAGAAGATGTCGAAGTCGCTCAACAACTACATCGGGATCAACGAGCCGCCGGAAGAGATGTTCGGCAAGCTCATGTCGATCTCGGACGGCCTGATGTGGCGTTATTTCGAGCTGCTGAGTTTCCGGCCCCTGTCCGAGATCGAGCAGCTGCGGCGCGACGTCGCGGCGGGCGCCAACCCGCGCGACATCAAGTTCCAGCTCGGGCGCGAGATCGTGGCGCGCTTCCATGACGGGCCGGCGGCAGAGGCGGCCCAGGCGGCGTTCATTGCACGCTTCCAGCAGGGCGCGCTGCCGGATGATATGCCGGATGTGACCCTGCAGTCGCCTGCCGCAGGGCTCGGCATCGGCAACCTGCTCAAGCAGGCCGGCCTGGTGGAGAGCACCTCGGAGGCCTTCCGCCTGATCCGCCAGGGTGCGGTGCGCTGTGACGGGGAGCGCATCGAGGACCGGAATCTCTCGTTCCTGCCCGGCGCTACCCATGTGTTCCAGGTGGGCAAGCGCCGCTTCGCGCGCGCAACCCTAATCTCGGATTGA
- a CDS encoding ribulose bisphosphate carboxylase small subunit, producing the protein MSMNNQQMGDFQTSQTLETFGFLPKFSQDEVYDQIAYLVSQGLTPAIEHEHPGASANHYWTMWKLPMFGEQDPVRVMEELENCRRNYPDHHVRLIGYDNYTQSQGLSFVVFEGRVDGR; encoded by the coding sequence ATGTCCATGAACAATCAGCAGATGGGTGATTTCCAAACTTCACAGACCCTGGAGACCTTCGGTTTCCTGCCCAAATTCAGCCAGGATGAAGTCTACGACCAGATCGCCTACCTGGTCTCCCAGGGCCTGACGCCGGCCATCGAGCATGAGCATCCGGGCGCTTCGGCCAACCATTACTGGACCATGTGGAAGCTGCCGATGTTCGGCGAGCAGGATCCCGTGCGCGTCATGGAAGAGCTGGAGAACTGCCGCCGCAACTACCCGGATCATCACGTCCGTCTGATCGGGTATGACAACTACACCCAGAGCCAGGGCCTGTCGTTCGTCGTCTTCGAGGGACGAGTCGACGGCCGGTGA
- a CDS encoding zinc ribbon domain-containing protein, with protein MPTYDYRCAANARVVEVNHRMNETLRTWGELCAQAGIEPGDTAVDAPVERLATGGQVVRSSSLGDAPAPACSSGPCCGGGMCGMQ; from the coding sequence ATGCCGACCTATGACTATCGCTGCGCCGCCAATGCGCGCGTCGTTGAAGTGAATCACCGTATGAACGAAACGCTCAGGACCTGGGGCGAATTGTGCGCGCAGGCCGGCATCGAGCCGGGGGATACCGCCGTCGATGCGCCGGTGGAACGCCTCGCCACCGGCGGTCAGGTCGTGCGCAGTTCGAGCCTGGGTGATGCGCCCGCGCCAGCCTGCAGCAGTGGTCCCTGCTGCGGTGGCGGTATGTGCGGCATGCAGTAA
- a CDS encoding form I ribulose bisphosphate carboxylase large subunit, translated as MASKSYDAGVKEYRDMYWTPDYVPLDTDLLACFKCTGQPGVPREEVAAAVAAESSTGTWSTVWSELLTDLEYYKGRAYRIEDVPGDSESFYAFVAYPIDLFEEGSVVNVLTSLVGNVFGFKALRHLRLEDIRFPIAFIKTCGGPPAGIQVERDRLNKYGRPMLGCTIKPKLGLSAKNYGRAVYECLRGGLDLTKDDENVNSQPFMRWRDRFEFVAEAIQKAEQETGERKGHYLNVTAATPEDMYERAEFAKELRMPIIMHDFLTGGFTANTGLANWCRKNGMLLHIHRAMHAVIDRHPKHGIHFRVLAKCLRLSGGDHLHTGTVVGKLEGDRASTLGFVDQLRESFVPEDRSRGVFFDQDWGSMPGVFAVASGGIHVWHMPALVTIFGDDSVLQFGGGTQGHPWGNAAGAAANRVALEASVKARNQGREIEKEARDILTEAARYSPELAIAMETWKEIKFEFETVDKLDVS; from the coding sequence ATGGCCTCGAAATCATACGATGCAGGCGTTAAAGAATATCGCGATATGTACTGGACCCCGGACTACGTTCCGCTGGACACCGATCTGCTCGCCTGCTTCAAGTGTACCGGACAACCGGGCGTGCCGCGCGAGGAAGTCGCCGCTGCAGTCGCCGCCGAATCTTCCACGGGTACCTGGAGTACCGTGTGGTCGGAGCTGCTGACCGACCTCGAATACTACAAGGGTCGTGCCTACCGCATCGAGGATGTGCCGGGCGATTCCGAATCTTTCTATGCCTTCGTGGCCTATCCCATCGACCTGTTCGAAGAGGGATCAGTCGTGAACGTGCTGACGTCGCTGGTCGGCAATGTTTTCGGATTCAAGGCCTTGCGCCACCTGCGTCTGGAGGATATCCGCTTCCCGATTGCCTTCATCAAGACCTGTGGCGGCCCGCCGGCCGGCATCCAGGTCGAGCGCGACCGTCTCAACAAGTACGGGCGCCCGATGCTGGGCTGCACCATCAAGCCGAAACTCGGCCTGTCGGCGAAGAACTACGGCCGTGCCGTGTATGAATGTCTGCGCGGCGGTCTGGACCTGACCAAGGACGACGAGAACGTCAACTCGCAGCCGTTCATGCGCTGGCGCGATCGCTTCGAGTTCGTCGCCGAGGCGATCCAGAAGGCCGAGCAGGAAACCGGCGAGCGCAAAGGTCATTACCTGAACGTGACCGCGGCCACGCCGGAAGACATGTACGAGCGCGCCGAGTTCGCCAAGGAACTCCGCATGCCGATCATCATGCATGACTTCCTGACCGGTGGTTTCACGGCGAATACCGGCCTGGCCAACTGGTGCCGCAAGAACGGCATGCTGCTGCACATCCATCGTGCGATGCACGCGGTGATCGACCGTCATCCGAAGCACGGTATCCACTTCCGTGTGCTCGCCAAGTGTCTGCGCCTGTCCGGCGGCGATCACCTGCACACCGGTACCGTGGTCGGCAAGCTCGAGGGCGATCGCGCATCGACCCTGGGCTTCGTCGACCAGCTGCGCGAATCCTTCGTTCCGGAAGACCGTTCACGCGGTGTCTTCTTCGACCAGGACTGGGGTTCCATGCCGGGCGTATTCGCGGTCGCCTCCGGCGGTATCCATGTCTGGCACATGCCGGCACTGGTCACCATCTTCGGCGATGACTCGGTGTTGCAGTTCGGCGGTGGCACGCAGGGTCACCCCTGGGGCAACGCGGCCGGTGCCGCAGCCAACCGCGTCGCCCTGGAGGCCAGCGTCAAGGCGCGCAACCAGGGGCGCGAGATCGAGAAGGAGGCGCGCGACATCCTAACCGAGGCCGCGCGCTACAGCCCCGAGCTGGCGATCGCCATGGAGACCTGGAAGGAGATCAAGTTCGAGTTCGAGACCGTTGACAAGCTGGACGTCTCCTGA